A DNA window from Prochlorococcus marinus str. GP2 contains the following coding sequences:
- the queA gene encoding tRNA preQ1(34) S-adenosylmethionine ribosyltransferase-isomerase QueA, translating into MISQINNEERDYKLEAYDYLLDPSLIASKPSAIRHESRLMIVRNSVLEEDCLTNKFTKNLLDEFREGDLVIVNNTKVMKARLKVELENKTLVELLVLERSHECVWLCLAKPAKKLKINRKLKLKSPLAQDINLIVDGVDEETGGRFIKFPKNITCLNSMNELLDKYGKIPLPPYIKNSEEESFHEKSYQTEYATNPGAVAAPTAGLHLSKSLISKLKKKGVIILPITLHVGYGTFKPIDQEDLSNLNLHKEWVSVNKEVVEEIKRIKKTDRKIIAIGTTSVRALESCYSHEINDFIPIAKYVDLVIKPGYKFKVVDGLLTNFHLPKSSLLLLVSAMIGRERLLELYKKAIKEKFRFFSYGDAMYISPDSLLEKNRFRH; encoded by the coding sequence TTGATTTCTCAAATTAATAATGAAGAAAGAGATTATAAGCTTGAAGCTTATGATTATTTACTTGATCCTTCATTAATTGCTAGTAAACCTTCAGCAATTAGGCATGAATCAAGATTGATGATAGTTAGAAATAGTGTTTTAGAAGAAGACTGTTTAACTAATAAATTTACCAAGAATCTTTTAGATGAATTTAGAGAAGGTGATCTTGTAATTGTAAATAATACTAAAGTTATGAAAGCTAGGTTAAAGGTTGAATTAGAAAATAAGACTTTAGTCGAATTACTAGTTTTAGAAAGATCCCATGAATGTGTTTGGTTATGTTTGGCAAAGCCAGCAAAAAAGTTAAAAATAAATAGAAAATTAAAATTAAAATCTCCTTTGGCACAAGATATTAATTTGATTGTTGATGGAGTTGATGAAGAAACTGGAGGGAGATTTATTAAATTTCCGAAAAATATAACTTGTCTCAATTCAATGAATGAACTTCTTGATAAATACGGGAAAATCCCTCTTCCTCCTTATATAAAAAATTCCGAAGAAGAATCTTTTCATGAGAAAAGTTATCAAACTGAGTATGCAACAAATCCGGGGGCAGTTGCTGCACCAACAGCTGGTTTACACTTAAGCAAAAGTCTTATTTCCAAATTAAAAAAAAAAGGCGTAATAATCTTACCGATAACTTTGCACGTGGGTTATGGAACATTCAAACCAATTGATCAAGAAGATTTAAGTAACTTAAATCTTCACAAAGAATGGGTAAGTGTTAATAAGGAAGTAGTGGAGGAAATAAAAAGAATAAAGAAAACAGATAGAAAAATAATTGCTATCGGTACAACCAGCGTAAGAGCTCTAGAAAGTTGTTATTCTCACGAAATTAATGACTTTATTCCCATAGCTAAATACGTAGATTTAGTAATTAAGCCAGGTTATAAATTTAAGGTAGTTGATGGATTATTAACTAATTTTCATCTCCCTAAAAGTTCATTATTACTTTTAGTAAGTGCAATGATTGGTAGGGAAAGATTATTAGAATTGTATAAAAAAGCCATAAAAGAAAAATTTAGATTCTTCTCTTATGGCGATGCTATGTATATTTCACCAGACTCACTACTGGAGAAAAATAGATTTAGGCATTGA
- the cysK gene encoding cysteine synthase A — protein sequence MAKIYEDNSFAIGNTPLVKLKSVTKNAKATVLAKIEGRNPAYSVKCRIGANMIWDAEKSGKLTKDKTIVEPTSGNTGIALAFTASARGYKLILTMPESMSIERRRVMAVLGAEIVLTEASKGMPGAIAKAKEIAESNPSQYFMPGQFDNPANPEIHFKTTGPEIWDDCDGEIDVLVAGVGTGGTITGVSRYIKQEKGKNITSVAVEPSHSPVITQTMNGEEVKSGPHKIQGIGAGFIPKNLDLSIVDKVEQVTNEESIEMALRLAKEEGLLVGISCGAAAAAAVRLAEQDEYAGKTIVVVLPDLAERYLSSIMFTEVPSGIIQEPVNA from the coding sequence ATGGCAAAAATTTATGAGGACAACAGTTTTGCTATTGGAAACACTCCATTAGTAAAATTAAAATCAGTTACTAAAAACGCGAAAGCTACAGTACTTGCAAAAATTGAAGGTAGAAACCCCGCTTATAGTGTCAAATGTAGGATCGGAGCAAACATGATCTGGGATGCCGAGAAAAGTGGGAAACTTACAAAAGACAAAACTATTGTTGAGCCAACTTCTGGTAATACAGGAATTGCTCTAGCTTTTACTGCTTCAGCAAGAGGTTATAAGCTCATCCTTACAATGCCAGAATCCATGTCAATTGAAAGAAGAAGGGTTATGGCAGTGTTGGGTGCTGAAATTGTTTTAACAGAGGCATCAAAAGGTATGCCTGGAGCAATAGCTAAGGCTAAAGAAATTGCAGAAAGTAATCCATCTCAATATTTCATGCCAGGTCAATTTGATAATCCAGCAAACCCAGAAATTCATTTCAAAACTACTGGACCAGAAATCTGGGATGATTGCGATGGTGAAATTGATGTCCTAGTTGCAGGGGTTGGAACTGGCGGCACAATTACAGGAGTTTCAAGATACATTAAGCAAGAGAAGGGCAAGAATATTACTTCTGTAGCTGTAGAACCATCACACAGTCCTGTTATTACACAGACAATGAATGGAGAAGAGGTTAAATCCGGACCACATAAAATCCAAGGAATTGGAGCAGGATTTATTCCTAAGAACCTTGATTTATCAATTGTTGATAAGGTCGAACAAGTAACAAATGAGGAATCAATCGAGATGGCTCTTAGGTTAGCTAAAGAGGAAGGTCTATTAGTAGGAATATCTTGTGGGGCTGCCGCTGCTGCTGCTGTTAGATTAGCTGAACAAGATGAATATGCTGGGAAGACAATTGTAGTTGTTCTGCCTGATTTAGCAGAGAGGTATTTATCATCAATTATGTTTACTGAAGTTCCAAGCGGAATCATTCAAGAACCAGTCAATGCCTAA
- a CDS encoding PLP-dependent transferase — protein MRDLLKKPIWKNLELGYAIPDSIHAVSVALPTWNDVINYEEKDQECMNLLKSIYPRFGLNPIVKRLCEKVKKQNYYNNKSIWPYPNERIAFKAKKYIDRNTSEQFSLIEKRNNLAFLITEKEGSIYAKYFWQHTGLGLSSRAAAIELGLEDCPPKSYVNECSQRIKNRISKSTKIDSNEIHLTSSGMSALHTSLEIIYKLFPAKPTLQVGFPYVDVLKLPMKIFHGAKLITEENCADIELEIKRINPSALIIELPSNPMLKCVNIKKISKIAKKLNIPLIVDDTIGSNLNINSIEHADIVFTSLTKIFSGSGDILAGSLILNPKSKWIDQFRNALNEINIPILSDGDIVYLEKVSRDVNQRVFEQNKACLELKKRLETHSEIKNIFHPENCPNFNSLLTSNGGYGCLLSFELNGGLNKAKKFYDSLKVSKGPSLGTKFTLVCPYVLLAHYDELDWAESFGVPSHLIRVSVGLEDQDQLWKNFSEALNNF, from the coding sequence TTGAGAGATTTACTTAAAAAACCTATATGGAAAAATTTAGAGTTGGGATATGCAATTCCTGATAGTATTCATGCAGTTTCTGTAGCATTACCAACTTGGAATGATGTAATAAATTACGAGGAAAAAGATCAAGAATGCATGAATTTATTGAAGTCCATTTACCCACGATTCGGGCTAAACCCCATAGTGAAAAGATTATGCGAAAAAGTAAAAAAACAAAATTACTACAACAATAAAAGTATCTGGCCATATCCGAATGAAAGAATAGCTTTTAAAGCTAAAAAATACATTGATAGAAATACTTCTGAACAATTCTCGTTAATAGAAAAAAGAAATAATTTAGCTTTCTTAATAACTGAAAAAGAAGGAAGTATTTATGCAAAATATTTTTGGCAACATACTGGTCTTGGTCTATCTTCAAGAGCTGCCGCTATAGAACTAGGTCTTGAAGATTGCCCTCCAAAATCTTACGTAAATGAATGTTCTCAAAGAATAAAAAATAGAATTTCTAAATCTACAAAAATTGACTCTAATGAAATTCACTTAACTTCATCTGGAATGTCTGCATTGCATACATCATTGGAAATCATATATAAATTATTTCCAGCTAAACCAACACTCCAAGTTGGTTTTCCATATGTAGATGTACTTAAATTACCAATGAAAATCTTTCACGGAGCAAAGTTAATTACAGAAGAAAATTGCGCGGATATTGAATTAGAAATCAAAAGAATAAATCCATCAGCATTAATTATTGAACTTCCAAGTAATCCAATGCTCAAATGTGTAAACATTAAAAAAATTTCAAAAATTGCAAAAAAGCTAAATATTCCGTTAATTGTTGACGATACAATTGGTTCGAATTTAAATATAAATTCCATAGAACATGCAGATATAGTTTTTACTTCACTTACAAAAATTTTTTCAGGTAGTGGTGATATTCTTGCCGGATCATTAATACTAAATCCAAAAAGCAAATGGATTGATCAGTTTAGAAATGCATTAAACGAGATTAATATTCCAATACTTTCCGATGGAGATATAGTTTATCTAGAGAAAGTTAGTAGAGATGTAAATCAAAGAGTTTTTGAACAAAATAAAGCATGTTTAGAATTAAAAAAAAGATTAGAGACTCATAGCGAGATTAAAAATATTTTCCATCCTGAAAATTGTCCAAATTTTAATTCTTTACTTACTTCTAATGGGGGATACGGCTGCTTATTATCGTTTGAATTAAATGGAGGATTGAACAAAGCTAAAAAATTTTATGATTCTCTAAAAGTATCTAAAGGACCTAGTTTAGGTACAAAATTTACTCTAGTTTGTCCTTATGTTTTACTAGCTCATTATGACGAGTTGGACTGGGCTGAAAGTTTTGGTGTACCCTCGCACCTTATTAGAGTATCAGTTGGATTAGAAGACCAAGATCAATTATGGAAAAACTTTTCTGAAGCACTAAATAATTTCTAA
- a CDS encoding trans-sulfuration enzyme family protein, protein MGNKENNTKKPGFKTLSIHHGETFAERTGCVMPPIFSTSTFKHGNKDNFDYTRSGNPNFRILESVLKSIEDSKYCTVFGSGISAVTAISSTLKSGDKILCESNLYGCTVRMFEKVFKKFGLEVLYTDFTNEDNFKKISNFEPTLIWLESPTNPLLKVLDIKAICDEANKLEIPVVVDNTFSTALIQKPLDLGATLSVVSTTKFINGHSDALGGAVLTNNEEWNSKMLFSQKALGLQPSPFDSWLITRGVKTLPLRIEQQTKSAEFISEELSNHKIISKVIYPFNQEHPQFNLAKSQMKSGGSMITLKLNLNKEDTFKFCKSLKYFSLAESLGGVESLICHPATMTHASVDDKTKNLLGIDDALVRLSIGCEDTNDLISDILFALNKF, encoded by the coding sequence ATGGGAAATAAGGAAAATAATACAAAAAAACCAGGTTTTAAGACCTTATCTATTCACCATGGGGAAACATTTGCAGAAAGAACCGGATGCGTTATGCCTCCTATTTTTTCTACATCTACTTTCAAACATGGAAATAAAGATAATTTCGACTACACAAGATCAGGCAATCCAAACTTTAGAATTCTAGAAAGTGTCCTTAAATCAATAGAAGACTCTAAATACTGTACAGTTTTTGGATCTGGAATTAGTGCGGTAACTGCAATTTCATCAACATTAAAATCAGGTGACAAGATACTCTGCGAGTCAAATCTCTATGGTTGTACAGTGAGGATGTTCGAAAAAGTTTTCAAGAAATTTGGACTAGAAGTTTTATACACAGATTTTACAAACGAAGATAATTTCAAAAAGATTTCAAACTTCGAGCCAACCTTGATATGGCTAGAAAGTCCAACTAATCCACTTTTGAAGGTACTCGATATTAAAGCGATTTGTGATGAAGCGAATAAACTCGAAATACCAGTAGTTGTAGACAACACATTTTCTACAGCGCTTATTCAAAAACCATTGGACCTTGGTGCAACACTATCGGTTGTAAGCACCACAAAATTCATTAATGGACATAGTGACGCACTTGGCGGAGCAGTACTTACAAATAATGAGGAATGGAATAGTAAGATGCTTTTCTCTCAAAAAGCTCTCGGGCTTCAACCATCTCCTTTTGATAGTTGGCTCATTACGAGAGGAGTAAAAACTCTTCCTTTAAGAATCGAACAACAAACTAAAAGTGCAGAATTTATTTCTGAAGAATTAAGTAATCATAAAATTATTAGTAAAGTAATTTACCCTTTTAATCAAGAGCATCCGCAATTTAATTTAGCAAAATCGCAAATGAAATCTGGAGGTTCAATGATCACCCTAAAATTAAATTTAAATAAAGAGGATACTTTTAAATTTTGCAAATCTCTCAAATATTTCTCTCTAGCAGAAAGCCTTGGAGGAGTTGAAAGTTTAATTTGTCACCCTGCAACGATGACTCATGCTTCTGTTGATGACAAAACAAAAAATCTACTAGGGATAGATGATGCTCTTGTCAGATTATCAATTGGATGTGAAGATACAAACGATTTAATCTCGGACATTTTATTTGCTTTAAATAAATTCTGA
- the rpsD gene encoding 30S ribosomal protein S4, whose product MSRYRGPRLRVTRRLGELPGLTRKASKKSNPPGQHGQARRKRSEYAIRLEEKQKLRFNYGVSEKQLVRYVKKARAQEGSTGTNLLRLLENRLDNVCFRLGFGGTIPGSRQLVNHGHVTVNGKVLDIAGYQCKSGDVIGIKENKASKKLVEGNIEFPGLANVPPHLDLDKPKLTGKINGKCDREWVALEINELLVVEYYSRKV is encoded by the coding sequence ATGTCAAGATACCGCGGCCCCAGATTAAGGGTTACGCGTCGCTTGGGAGAACTACCAGGTCTCACCAGGAAAGCTTCAAAGAAGTCTAATCCTCCAGGTCAGCACGGCCAAGCCCGTCGCAAGCGATCAGAATATGCAATTCGTCTAGAAGAAAAGCAGAAACTTAGGTTTAATTATGGAGTTTCTGAAAAACAACTAGTACGTTATGTAAAAAAAGCTAGAGCTCAAGAAGGATCTACAGGAACTAACCTACTAAGACTTTTAGAAAACAGACTTGATAATGTTTGTTTTAGATTAGGTTTTGGAGGTACCATTCCAGGTTCAAGACAATTAGTAAATCATGGTCATGTAACCGTTAATGGAAAGGTTCTTGATATTGCTGGTTATCAATGCAAATCAGGCGATGTAATCGGAATTAAAGAAAACAAAGCAAGCAAAAAACTTGTAGAAGGTAATATAGAATTCCCTGGTTTAGCAAATGTCCCACCTCATCTTGATTTAGACAAACCTAAATTAACGGGGAAAATAAATGGGAAATGCGATAGAGAGTGGGTGGCTCTTGAAATAAACGAACTACTAGTTGTTGAATATTATTCAAGAAAAGTTTAA
- the yidD gene encoding membrane protein insertion efficiency factor YidD, with protein sequence MFKTINKSISSILLFMISFYQKWFSPFFGPRCRFIPSCSSYGYEAITRHGPWKGGWLTLRRLSRCHPFTPCGCDPVPD encoded by the coding sequence GTGTTCAAAACTATTAATAAATCAATTTCTTCTATACTTCTTTTTATGATTTCGTTCTATCAAAAGTGGTTTTCTCCTTTTTTCGGACCAAGATGTAGATTTATTCCAAGTTGCAGCTCTTATGGATACGAAGCAATTACAAGACATGGTCCTTGGAAGGGAGGGTGGTTAACTTTAAGAAGATTAAGCAGATGTCATCCTTTTACTCCCTGTGGATGCGACCCTGTACCTGATTAA
- a CDS encoding glutaredoxin family protein, which translates to MKIFIFVRQGCCLCDSLKNKLAKINLNELFPNLEELKEIDIDRVDLYQDKYKKYDYEVPVIAVEGISSKEIIELPRISPRLKDDQLKNWFQKNINTFLKK; encoded by the coding sequence ATGAAAATATTTATTTTTGTTAGGCAGGGATGTTGCCTTTGTGATTCACTAAAAAACAAACTGGCAAAAATAAATCTTAATGAGTTATTCCCCAATCTAGAGGAGCTTAAAGAAATTGATATTGATAGGGTTGATTTATATCAAGATAAATATAAAAAATATGATTATGAAGTACCTGTTATTGCTGTTGAAGGAATTAGTTCCAAGGAAATAATAGAATTGCCTCGCATTTCTCCAAGATTAAAAGATGATCAGTTAAAGAATTGGTTTCAAAAAAATATTAATACTTTTCTTAAGAAATAA
- a CDS encoding UDP-N-acetylmuramoyl-L-alanyl-D-glutamate--2,6-diaminopimelate ligase gives MRSIKLYKLLDLVGIIPSLDLIDHEINNISFNSKEVQKGTLFLGMSGLNVDGGKYCIEAIENGAEAAIIGPAAKQKIGSIDRERILVIEDNLDYIFGQIVAEFWNRPSRKLKLIGVTGTNGKTTITFLLEYLLKKLGKKTALFGTLFNRWPGYSEVASHTTDFADKLQKKLNAAVEAESEFAILEVSSHSIAQNRISGCEFEAAIFTNLTQDHLDYHSDMESYFQTKRKLFFPPYLIEKDGISVLNHDDPWISKLSSDLEKGSSLVSTKFTDSEFENDDFFFVTEKKFTDNGSTCIFHTPKEKIKLFVPLVGEFNLMNAIQAITILYKLNFSLKDLSKLIQSFPGAPGRMEKIEIGNDNVSRSLPTVIVDYAHTPDGLKKVLQSIKKLCTGKLITVFGCGGDRDCSKRSLMGSIAEEFSDKLFITSDNPRSEEPQKIVNNILMGIKKREKVTIEIDRFKAINESIKFANKEDIVLIAGKGHEDYQILNNKVINFDDRKIAYKLLKEKSNLNKIS, from the coding sequence ATGAGATCTATAAAATTATATAAACTTTTAGATTTGGTAGGAATTATTCCTTCATTAGATTTAATCGATCATGAAATCAATAATATTTCCTTTAATTCTAAAGAAGTACAAAAAGGAACTTTATTTTTAGGTATGTCTGGTTTAAATGTTGATGGAGGAAAATATTGTATTGAGGCAATTGAAAATGGCGCAGAGGCCGCCATTATTGGCCCTGCTGCAAAACAGAAAATTGGATCTATTGATCGAGAAAGGATTTTGGTTATAGAGGATAATTTAGATTATATTTTTGGTCAAATAGTCGCTGAGTTTTGGAATAGGCCTTCAAGAAAACTTAAACTTATTGGTGTTACGGGTACAAATGGAAAAACGACGATTACTTTTTTATTGGAATATCTTTTAAAAAAATTAGGAAAAAAAACTGCATTATTTGGGACCTTATTCAATAGATGGCCTGGCTACTCTGAAGTGGCTTCTCATACAACTGATTTCGCTGATAAACTTCAAAAGAAATTAAATGCTGCTGTTGAGGCAGAATCTGAATTCGCGATATTAGAGGTAAGTTCACATTCTATTGCTCAAAACAGGATATCAGGCTGCGAATTTGAGGCGGCTATTTTTACCAATTTAACTCAAGATCATCTTGATTATCACTCAGATATGGAATCTTATTTTCAAACAAAAAGAAAATTATTTTTCCCACCTTACTTAATAGAAAAGGATGGAATTTCTGTATTAAATCACGATGACCCTTGGATATCTAAATTATCATCTGATCTTGAAAAAGGATCTTCATTAGTCTCGACAAAATTTACTGACAGTGAATTTGAAAATGATGATTTTTTTTTCGTAACAGAAAAAAAATTTACTGATAATGGCTCAACCTGCATTTTTCATACACCCAAGGAAAAAATTAAACTTTTTGTTCCACTTGTTGGTGAATTTAATTTAATGAATGCGATTCAAGCGATAACAATTTTGTATAAACTTAATTTTTCTTTAAAAGATTTATCAAAGTTAATACAATCTTTTCCTGGTGCTCCTGGGCGAATGGAGAAAATAGAAATTGGTAATGATAACGTTTCAAGATCACTTCCAACAGTAATTGTTGATTATGCCCATACGCCTGATGGATTAAAAAAAGTTTTGCAATCAATTAAAAAACTTTGTACGGGAAAACTCATAACTGTTTTTGGCTGTGGTGGAGATCGAGATTGTAGTAAAAGGTCTTTAATGGGATCAATAGCTGAAGAGTTTTCTGATAAACTTTTTATAACATCAGATAATCCAAGATCAGAAGAACCGCAAAAGATAGTAAATAATATTTTGATGGGTATTAAAAAAAGAGAAAAAGTAACAATTGAGATTGATAGATTTAAAGCAATAAATGAATCTATTAAATTTGCCAATAAAGAAGATATTGTTTTAATTGCAGGAAAAGGACATGAAGACTACCAAATTCTCAATAATAAAGTTATTAATTTTGATGATAGAAAAATAGCTTATAAATTATTAAAAGAAAAAAGTAATCTCAATAAAATTTCCTAA
- a CDS encoding SDR family NAD(P)-dependent oxidoreductase — MKGLALVVGAGGIGTQIAKDLSESEKDLDVVLCGRKSEFNSFWELDIEDSQSLLQLKNKISNHPSKLRLVINATGRLHSDSLQPEKRLQHLDKKNMIESFSINAFSPILLAKTIEEFIPKDLDFNFASISARVGSIGDNQTGGWYSYRAAKSAQNQFFKSLSIEWARRFPRATITLLHPGTVDTDLSRPFHKFVPEHKLFSKEKSAQFLINIIKNQSPESTGKFIAWDSSEIPW, encoded by the coding sequence ATGAAAGGCTTAGCCTTAGTTGTAGGCGCAGGTGGAATTGGAACGCAAATAGCTAAAGATCTGAGTGAAAGTGAAAAAGATTTAGATGTTGTTTTGTGTGGAAGAAAAAGTGAATTTAATTCTTTTTGGGAATTGGACATAGAGGATTCTCAATCCCTTTTGCAGTTAAAAAATAAAATATCAAATCATCCTTCAAAATTAAGATTAGTCATTAACGCTACAGGAAGACTTCATAGTGATTCTCTTCAACCAGAGAAAAGATTACAACATCTTGATAAAAAAAATATGATTGAAAGTTTTTCAATAAATGCCTTTTCGCCTATTTTATTAGCTAAAACTATTGAAGAATTTATACCAAAAGATCTTGATTTTAATTTTGCAAGTATAAGTGCAAGAGTGGGAAGCATTGGAGATAATCAAACTGGAGGTTGGTATTCATATAGAGCTGCAAAATCTGCCCAAAATCAGTTTTTTAAATCTTTAAGTATTGAATGGGCTAGACGTTTCCCTAGGGCTACTATCACATTGCTTCATCCAGGAACAGTAGATACTGATTTATCTAGACCTTTTCATAAATTTGTTCCAGAACATAAATTATTTAGTAAAGAAAAATCTGCCCAATTTTTGATCAATATTATTAAAAATCAATCACCAGAATCTACAGGAAAATTTATTGCATGGGACAGTTCAGAGATACCTTGGTAA
- a CDS encoding aminotransferase class V-fold PLP-dependent enzyme yields the protein MRNNLRDQIPALKNKYYFNYGGQGPLPKSSLEAIVKTWEIIQDLGPFTNDMWPFIYKEILTTKRIIAQKLGVNSKNVAFTENISSGMILPFWGIKVEEGEELLISDCEHPGVVAASREFCRRNKLIFKILPIQKIKNLNDENIILEILKNLNSKTKILIISHILWNFGYKIPLKQISIELKNNREDSYLLVDGAQTFGHINIEEEVFYSDLYSITSHKWACGPEGLGAIYVSDKFIHETDPTIIGWKSLKKEQGIYEPSDNLFHDDARKFEVATSCIPLLAGLRNSLDLLDKDCNKKEKRKNIKKLSGKLWDQLNQFNGVELVLDKKYLNGIVSFNIENIEDKDEFVKKLGEKKIWIRVLEDPKWFRACLHQMTTEAEIDLLSKEIKKIIN from the coding sequence ATGAGAAATAATCTAAGAGATCAAATACCCGCATTAAAAAATAAGTATTATTTCAACTATGGCGGTCAAGGACCATTACCAAAATCTTCTTTAGAAGCAATAGTTAAAACTTGGGAAATTATCCAAGATTTAGGACCATTTACCAATGATATGTGGCCTTTTATTTACAAAGAAATATTGACCACAAAAAGAATTATTGCGCAAAAATTAGGTGTCAATTCAAAGAATGTAGCTTTTACCGAAAATATCTCTTCCGGTATGATTTTACCCTTTTGGGGAATAAAAGTAGAAGAGGGAGAAGAGTTGTTAATAAGTGACTGTGAACATCCTGGAGTAGTGGCTGCAAGTCGAGAATTTTGCAGAAGAAATAAATTAATATTCAAAATTTTGCCAATCCAAAAAATTAAAAATCTAAACGACGAAAATATAATTTTAGAGATTTTGAAAAATCTAAATAGTAAGACTAAGATCCTAATTATTTCTCATATCTTATGGAACTTTGGATATAAAATTCCTTTAAAACAAATTTCTATCGAATTAAAAAATAATCGAGAAGATTCTTATTTACTTGTTGATGGTGCTCAAACTTTTGGGCACATAAATATTGAAGAAGAAGTTTTTTATTCTGATTTATATTCAATAACTTCTCATAAGTGGGCATGTGGACCAGAAGGTCTTGGAGCAATTTATGTCTCAGATAAATTTATTCATGAAACAGATCCAACAATAATTGGTTGGAAATCATTAAAAAAAGAACAAGGAATCTATGAGCCTTCAGATAATCTTTTTCATGATGATGCAAGGAAGTTTGAAGTAGCTACCTCTTGTATACCTTTACTTGCAGGACTGCGTAATTCTCTAGATCTTTTGGATAAAGACTGCAATAAAAAAGAAAAGAGAAAAAATATCAAAAAATTAAGTGGAAAACTTTGGGATCAATTAAATCAATTTAACGGAGTTGAATTAGTTTTAGATAAAAAATATTTAAATGGGATAGTTAGTTTTAATATCGAAAATATTGAAGATAAGGATGAATTTGTGAAAAAACTTGGAGAAAAAAAAATTTGGATTAGAGTTTTAGAAGATCCAAAATGGTTTAGAGCATGCTTACATCAAATGACTACAGAAGCAGAGATTGATTTACTTTCTAAGGAAATTAAAAAAATTATAAATTAA
- a CDS encoding methyltransferase domain-containing protein, with translation MSESCCNTNTSNKAPNQFDHKDAIQERYGSAAQEKESCLCTPVGFNPVLLEAIPQEVIERDYGCGDPTKYVQKNDIVLDLGSGSGKNAFICAQIVGKEGKVIGVDQNPDMLSLSRSASKEVTKNIGFNNTEFLEGSIEKLDELDKDLNPLIADKSVDIILSNCVLNLVSPESRNNLLNNIKRVLNDNGRIAISDIVSNKKVPLRLQNDHDLWTGCISGAWYEPDFISDFKELGFKNLKFAERSAEPWKVIEDIEFRTVTLVGNI, from the coding sequence ATGTCTGAAAGTTGCTGTAATACAAACACATCGAATAAAGCGCCTAATCAATTCGATCATAAAGATGCGATTCAAGAAAGATATGGCTCAGCCGCACAAGAAAAAGAAAGTTGTCTTTGTACCCCAGTTGGGTTTAATCCTGTTTTACTTGAAGCAATTCCTCAAGAGGTTATAGAAAGAGACTATGGGTGTGGTGATCCAACAAAATATGTTCAAAAAAATGATATAGTCTTAGATCTTGGAAGTGGTAGCGGCAAAAATGCTTTCATTTGTGCCCAAATTGTTGGAAAAGAAGGGAAAGTTATTGGAGTTGATCAGAATCCTGACATGCTTTCTTTATCAAGATCAGCATCTAAAGAAGTCACAAAAAATATAGGTTTCAACAATACAGAATTTCTAGAAGGTTCAATTGAAAAACTTGATGAATTAGATAAAGATTTAAATCCATTAATCGCAGATAAATCAGTTGATATTATTTTAAGTAATTGCGTTTTAAACTTGGTAAGTCCAGAATCTAGAAATAACCTTCTAAATAATATAAAAAGAGTTTTAAACGATAATGGAAGAATTGCAATTAGCGATATCGTCTCTAACAAAAAAGTTCCTTTAAGATTGCAAAATGATCATGATTTATGGACAGGATGTATTAGTGGAGCATGGTATGAGCCAGATTTTATAAGTGATTTTAAAGAACTAGGATTTAAAAATTTAAAATTTGCAGAAAGGAGCGCTGAACCTTGGAAAGTAATTGAGGATATTGAATTTAGAACAGTAACTTTAGTGGGCAATATTTAA
- a CDS encoding DUF4278 domain-containing protein: MTTLTYRGKNYVQNKEAAKKQLVELTYRRNVYTNRMDDASSSNEKAELNYRGVNYTK, translated from the coding sequence ATGACTACTTTAACTTACAGAGGTAAAAACTACGTTCAAAACAAAGAAGCTGCTAAAAAGCAACTTGTTGAACTTACCTACAGAAGAAACGTATACACCAACAGAATGGATGACGCTTCTTCAAGTAATGAAAAAGCAGAATTAAATTACAGAGGTGTAAATTACACTAAATAA